One Nostoc punctiforme PCC 73102 DNA window includes the following coding sequences:
- a CDS encoding TauD/TfdA family dioxygenase, protein MTKIESLGSVKRKAVNISPEDLIKTEFLQPGNNFPLVIKPNVKGVDLQNWAKNNREFLKAELLKYGAILFRDFKVKSIEEFEQIIAAICGEAMEYRYRASPRTQVGGRIYTSTDYPAEQSIFPHNEHAYSPTFPLKIFFFCMSPAAQGGETPIGSCRKVFERIHPDIRDRFIQKKVMYMRNFGDGFGLPWQTVFQTTDKTKVEEYCKINGIEVEWKADNRLRTRQVGPVVLKHPQTGEMVWFNHATFFHVSTLESTIRDSLLTNLPEEDLPTNTYYGDGSAIEPSVLAELRAAYQQEMVTFSWEKGHVLMLDNMLSIHARQPFVPPRKILVGMAEAHTPIPLG, encoded by the coding sequence ATGACAAAAATTGAATCTCTAGGTTCTGTGAAGCGTAAAGCTGTCAATATATCTCCAGAAGACTTAATAAAAACTGAGTTTCTCCAGCCAGGAAATAATTTTCCTTTGGTGATTAAGCCCAATGTGAAGGGAGTGGATCTGCAAAACTGGGCAAAGAATAATCGGGAATTTTTGAAAGCCGAATTATTAAAATATGGAGCAATACTGTTTCGGGATTTTAAAGTCAAGTCAATAGAAGAATTTGAGCAAATCATCGCTGCGATTTGTGGAGAGGCGATGGAGTATCGTTATCGGGCATCTCCACGAACTCAAGTAGGTGGGAGAATTTATACTTCAACAGACTATCCTGCCGAGCAAAGTATCTTTCCTCACAATGAACACGCTTACTCTCCTACCTTTCCGTTGAAAATCTTCTTTTTTTGTATGAGTCCAGCAGCGCAGGGAGGAGAAACTCCAATTGGTAGTTGTCGGAAAGTGTTTGAGCGGATTCATCCAGATATACGCGATCGCTTCATTCAAAAGAAAGTCATGTATATGCGTAACTTTGGTGATGGATTTGGTCTTCCTTGGCAAACTGTATTTCAAACAACAGACAAAACTAAGGTAGAAGAGTACTGCAAAATCAATGGAATTGAGGTTGAATGGAAAGCAGATAATCGCTTAAGAACTCGTCAAGTTGGGCCAGTTGTTCTCAAACATCCTCAAACAGGTGAAATGGTCTGGTTCAATCACGCAACTTTTTTCCATGTCTCCACATTAGAATCAACAATCCGCGATTCATTATTGACAAATTTGCCAGAAGAAGACCTACCAACTAACACATATTATGGGGATGGTTCTGCAATTGAGCCATCAGTCTTAGCTGAACTACGAGCAGCTTATCAACAGGAAATGGTCACTTTTTCTTGGGAAAAAGGACATGTATTGATGCTGGACAATATGTTATCAATCCATGCCCGTCAGCCATTTGTCCCTCCCAGAAAAATTTTAGTCGGAATGGCTGAAGCTCATACACCAATACCCTTGGGTTAA
- a CDS encoding condensation domain-containing protein encodes MSDLSQRIAELSPEKLKLLVQRLNNKQGEILLRSPIVPQSRELNSFPLSSAQQRLWFIDQLQPGNSAYNISVPMRLGGWLNVAALEQSFKEVVKRHEVLRTTFTVVDGQPLQVIASSLSFTLPVVDLQKLPQNQREAEVLRLASEEAQQPFDLAQGPLLRATLLQLAAAEYALLLTMHHIIADGWAIGVLIREIADLYKAFSVGKPSPLSELSIQYVDFAVWQQQWLQGQLETQLAYWQQQLGSIPVVELPSDFPRSTTQTFSGAREALVLPKTLCDRLKTLNQRQGITLFMVLLAAFGALLNWYTDREDIVVGTDIANRNQAETKALIGFFANQLVLRTNLSKNPTFLELLERVREMTLEAYAHQDLPFDKLVDALNPKRELNRTPLFQVKLVLENTQTPSLELPGLTISSLKIENKTVQFDLLLELNETEQGLFGIWEYSTDLFERDSIVRLSKNFATLLAEVATHPEAKLSELKAVLNQVDKQQHLAKEQVYQNTIQQKLMNVKRRANSRQSTSGNTNHDKN; translated from the coding sequence ATGAGTGACCTCTCGCAACGGATTGCTGAACTTTCACCAGAAAAACTAAAACTTCTGGTACAACGGCTTAATAATAAACAAGGGGAAATCTTATTGCGATCGCCAATAGTTCCTCAGAGTCGAGAATTAAACTCATTTCCTCTATCCTCTGCCCAGCAGAGGTTGTGGTTCATCGACCAGTTACAACCTGGGAATAGCGCCTACAACATCTCTGTACCCATGCGTCTTGGAGGATGGCTAAATGTGGCGGCGCTGGAGCAAAGCTTCAAAGAGGTTGTGAAACGTCACGAAGTTTTAAGAACTACATTCACAGTGGTTGATGGACAACCCCTTCAAGTTATTGCTTCGAGTTTGAGCTTCACATTACCAGTGGTAGATTTACAAAAACTCCCTCAAAATCAGAGAGAGGCTGAAGTTTTGCGATTGGCGAGTGAAGAAGCCCAACAGCCATTTGACCTAGCCCAAGGCCCTTTGTTGCGAGCTACTCTATTGCAGCTGGCGGCGGCAGAATATGCATTATTATTGACGATGCATCACATTATCGCAGATGGCTGGGCTATAGGTGTGCTGATTCGTGAGATTGCAGATTTGTACAAAGCTTTCTCTGTTGGTAAACCATCACCGCTTTCGGAACTATCCATTCAGTATGTAGATTTTGCAGTTTGGCAACAACAGTGGTTACAGGGGCAATTAGAAACTCAACTTGCTTACTGGCAGCAGCAACTAGGCAGTATACCTGTTGTGGAACTCCCTAGCGATTTCCCCCGATCAACTACCCAGACTTTCTCTGGAGCAAGGGAAGCCCTAGTATTACCCAAAACCTTATGCGATCGGCTCAAGACTCTGAATCAGAGGCAAGGCATCACATTATTTATGGTACTGCTGGCAGCATTTGGGGCTTTGCTAAACTGGTACACCGATCGAGAAGATATTGTTGTTGGTACCGATATTGCTAATCGCAATCAAGCAGAGACTAAAGCATTGATCGGCTTCTTTGCTAATCAGTTAGTATTACGTACAAATTTATCTAAAAATCCTACTTTTCTAGAATTATTAGAACGAGTCCGCGAAATGACTCTAGAAGCTTATGCTCACCAAGATTTGCCCTTCGACAAACTGGTAGATGCTTTAAATCCAAAACGGGAATTGAACCGCACACCGCTATTTCAAGTCAAACTTGTTTTGGAAAATACCCAAACTCCATCTTTAGAACTTCCAGGTTTAACTATCAGTTCATTGAAAATCGAAAACAAGACAGTGCAGTTTGACTTGCTGTTGGAGTTAAACGAGACAGAGCAAGGACTATTTGGTATCTGGGAATATAGCACTGACTTATTTGAACGGGACAGTATTGTGCGGTTATCGAAAAATTTTGCAACACTTCTAGCCGAGGTTGCGACACACCCAGAAGCTAAATTGAGCGAGTTAAAAGCAGTTCTCAATCAAGTAGACAAGCAACAGCATCTAGCTAAAGAACAAGTTTATCAAAATACTATCCAGCAGAAATTAATGAACGTTAAGCGCAGAGCTAATAGTAGACAATCAACATCAGGAAATACAAATCATGACAAAAATTGA
- a CDS encoding type I polyketide synthase — MNQPNAFDSLDEIAIVGMNGRFPRAKNIEQFWQNLRDGVESISFFSDEELLSSRIDPATLSQPQYVKAGSVLEDIELFDASFFDFSAKEAQITDPQHRLFLECAWEALESAGYNSEIYAGRIGVYAGASLNTYFLTNLYTQPKIIESVGSYRISIGNSPNFLPTYVSYKLNLKGPSLNVQTACSTSLVAVHLACQSLLNGESDIALAGGVSIQVPHKTGYRYQQGGIMSPDGHCRAFDAKAQGIISGNGVGIVVLKRLEDALADGDCIHAVIKGSAINNDGSLKVGFTAPSVDGQAKVIAEALAMARVESETISYVETHGTGTVLGDPIEIASLTQAFRPTDKKNFCAIASVKTNIGHLDAAAGVAGLIKTVLALKHQQIPPSLHFEQPNPQIDFANSPFYVNDKLSEWKSNGTPRRAGVSSFGIGGTNAHVILEEAPVWEQGRQRRQGRKYHLLVISAKTKSALETATANLANHLKQHLELNLADIAYTLGVGRRGFSDRRILVCQNLNDAVTVLETPVSERVFTKFTEPSGQQIAFMFPGQGTQYVNMGRELYETEIIFRKQVDYCCEFLKSYLKLDLRTLLYPHQQTEALTQQLQQTHITQSAVFVVEYALAQLWMAWGVRPNAMIGHSIGEYVAACIAGVFSLEEALILVANRGQLMQQLPSGTMMAVSLPEKKIQPMLGKKLSLAAINAPDMCVVSGLEEAVDDLQKRLIDQGVDCHRLHTSHAFHSSMMDSILLPFQEQVSKISLNSPKIPFVSNVTGTWITPAQATDPKYWARHLRQTVRFSEAIAELLQQPKRILLEVGPGRTLSTLANKQKAAQQVILSSLRHPQNQQSDVAFLLNTLGRLWLEGINVDWSEFYADEERHRIPLPTYPFERKRYWIEPILANDDNLSPKNEILVSQPEDIITNSIKVPDTQIVNQPIANTAIEQIISQHLQVMSKLVDLLPQGSLAREVLPSLGAIHQDGQIAQTSTNGSAFSGNQSTFTKAESEQQIKDRKINPTPKAASQQIEKESMMLSPRQQRHLDSLIAHFVKRTQESKRLTQAYRSCHANSRAVSGFFPFIKEMIYPIHAERGEGARLWDVDGNEYVDISMGFGTLLFGHSPSFAIAAIQEQSKQGILNGPQSRFAGQLAELICELTGAERTAFCNDGTEAVMAAVRIARSVTGRSKIALFAGSYHGGSDGVLVKGVRTNDGTLRSVPMTSGIPSSLAEDVMVLEYGTPESLNILKDNAHNLAAILVEPIQSSRPDFQPKEFLFQLRQLTQETGTVLIFDEVVTGFRMHPGGVQALWGIQADITTYGKAVAAGIPIGVVAGKAVFMDALDGGMWNYGDESYPQVKTTFFAGTFFKHPLIMGVAWATLNHIKNSGSKLQEELNQRTTQLAETLNSYFEQKQVPIRVVNFGSLFRFNCQTQLGNLFFYHLLAKGIYVWEGRTLYLSTAHTDKDVEQVISAVKESVVEMQAGGFFTSEQTSKNSGQTSANQTLTGSSLNLATESLSVTSNVKSADELFENLIEQIPNALGNTYAASRKKIEKTIADIWQELFGFDNVNIHDNFFELGGDSLTALQAISLLNKKLDLDIPIESIYEAPTINSLTNIVCPEQNEILSAKQSISRGQRRREKRNQR, encoded by the coding sequence ATGAATCAACCAAATGCATTTGATAGCCTCGATGAAATAGCGATCGTTGGGATGAATGGTCGTTTTCCTAGAGCTAAAAATATTGAACAGTTTTGGCAAAATCTCCGAGATGGTGTTGAGTCAATTTCTTTTTTCAGTGATGAAGAATTGTTGTCTTCTAGGATTGATCCAGCGACGCTGAGTCAACCTCAGTATGTAAAAGCAGGATCTGTATTAGAAGATATTGAGTTATTTGATGCTTCATTTTTTGATTTTTCTGCGAAAGAAGCCCAAATCACCGATCCACAACACCGTTTATTCCTGGAGTGTGCTTGGGAAGCTCTGGAAAGCGCTGGCTACAATTCTGAAATATATGCAGGTCGGATTGGTGTTTATGCTGGTGCCAGTTTAAATACTTACTTTTTGACAAACCTTTATACACAACCAAAAATTATAGAATCAGTCGGCAGTTACCGAATTTCCATTGGCAATAGTCCAAATTTTCTGCCTACTTATGTCTCATATAAATTAAATCTTAAGGGGCCAAGCCTTAACGTCCAAACCGCCTGTTCGACTTCATTAGTTGCAGTTCATTTAGCTTGCCAAAGCTTACTAAATGGCGAAAGTGACATCGCTTTGGCAGGTGGTGTTTCGATCCAAGTGCCGCACAAAACTGGTTATCGCTATCAACAAGGGGGAATTATGTCTCCCGATGGACACTGCCGGGCTTTTGATGCCAAAGCCCAAGGAATTATTAGCGGCAACGGGGTGGGTATTGTAGTTCTCAAGCGGTTAGAAGATGCTTTAGCTGATGGAGATTGTATTCATGCTGTGATTAAAGGTTCAGCTATTAATAATGATGGGTCTTTAAAAGTTGGTTTTACGGCTCCTAGTGTAGATGGGCAAGCAAAAGTAATTGCCGAGGCACTGGCAATGGCTAGAGTTGAATCTGAGACGATTAGTTATGTAGAGACTCATGGCACCGGTACAGTTTTAGGCGATCCGATTGAAATCGCCTCGCTGACACAAGCTTTTCGCCCCACAGATAAAAAAAACTTTTGTGCGATCGCTTCAGTAAAAACCAATATCGGACACTTAGATGCTGCGGCTGGTGTTGCTGGTTTAATCAAGACTGTTCTCGCACTCAAACACCAGCAGATACCGCCCAGCTTACACTTTGAGCAACCCAATCCCCAGATTGATTTTGCTAACAGCCCCTTTTATGTTAACGACAAGCTTTCAGAATGGAAGTCAAATGGTACTCCTCGCCGTGCGGGGGTTAGTTCCTTTGGGATTGGTGGGACTAATGCCCATGTGATTCTTGAAGAAGCCCCGGTGTGGGAGCAGGGGAGGCAGAGGAGACAAGGGAGGAAATATCATTTGTTAGTTATTTCTGCGAAAACGAAATCTGCATTAGAAACAGCTACAGCAAATTTGGCTAATCACCTCAAACAACATCTTGAACTCAACTTAGCCGATATTGCTTATACTCTGGGGGTAGGTCGAAGGGGTTTTAGCGATCGCCGAATATTAGTTTGTCAAAACCTTAACGATGCAGTCACAGTTTTAGAAACGCCTGTTTCAGAAAGGGTTTTCACCAAATTCACCGAACCATCGGGGCAACAGATTGCATTTATGTTCCCCGGACAGGGTACCCAGTATGTGAATATGGGTAGAGAATTATACGAGACTGAGATAATTTTCCGCAAACAGGTTGACTACTGTTGTGAATTTCTCAAATCTTATCTGAAGTTAGACCTGCGGACATTATTGTATCCGCATCAGCAAACGGAAGCGTTAACACAGCAACTACAACAAACTCATATTACCCAAAGCGCAGTATTTGTAGTTGAGTACGCCTTGGCTCAGTTGTGGATGGCTTGGGGTGTACGTCCGAATGCAATGATTGGTCACAGCATTGGAGAATATGTCGCAGCCTGCATTGCTGGTGTGTTCTCCTTAGAAGAAGCATTGATACTCGTAGCCAACCGAGGACAACTGATGCAGCAGCTTCCATCGGGAACAATGATGGCTGTTTCACTACCAGAGAAAAAAATCCAACCCATGCTAGGAAAAAAACTCTCTTTGGCTGCAATCAATGCACCAGATATGTGCGTAGTTTCTGGATTGGAGGAAGCGGTTGATGATTTACAAAAACGATTGATTGACCAAGGTGTAGACTGTCATCGTCTACATACTTCCCATGCTTTTCATTCCTCAATGATGGACTCGATTCTGTTACCATTCCAGGAACAGGTTAGCAAAATTAGCCTTAATTCTCCAAAAATTCCTTTTGTATCTAACGTCACCGGCACTTGGATAACCCCAGCACAAGCAACAGATCCGAAATACTGGGCAAGGCATTTACGCCAAACAGTACGTTTTAGCGAAGCGATCGCCGAATTACTGCAACAGCCAAAGCGAATTCTTTTAGAGGTTGGCCCAGGGCGAACATTAAGTACCTTAGCTAACAAGCAAAAAGCGGCCCAGCAGGTAATTCTTTCTTCACTAAGACATCCACAGAACCAACAATCAGATGTGGCGTTTTTACTAAATACATTGGGTAGACTCTGGCTGGAGGGAATAAATGTGGATTGGTCAGAATTTTATGCCGATGAAGAACGTCATCGTATTCCCTTGCCAACGTATCCTTTTGAGCGAAAAAGATACTGGATTGAACCTATCTTAGCTAATGATGACAATCTATCGCCCAAAAATGAAATTCTTGTTTCTCAACCAGAAGATATCATAACCAACTCAATCAAAGTTCCAGATACGCAAATCGTTAACCAACCTATAGCAAATACAGCCATTGAACAGATAATTTCACAGCATCTTCAGGTTATGTCTAAACTGGTAGACTTATTACCACAGGGAAGTTTAGCCAGAGAAGTTTTGCCTTCATTGGGAGCTATTCATCAAGATGGGCAAATTGCTCAAACCTCAACCAATGGCTCTGCGTTTAGTGGAAATCAGTCTACATTTACTAAGGCAGAGTCTGAGCAACAAATCAAAGACCGGAAAATTAATCCTACACCCAAAGCTGCTTCCCAACAGATCGAGAAAGAATCGATGATGTTGAGTCCCCGCCAGCAGAGACATCTAGACTCTTTAATTGCACATTTTGTCAAGCGTACCCAAGAATCTAAAAGGCTTACCCAAGCTTATCGTTCTTGTCATGCCAATAGCAGGGCAGTATCAGGGTTCTTTCCCTTTATCAAGGAGATGATATATCCAATCCATGCAGAGCGTGGAGAGGGTGCTAGACTCTGGGATGTCGATGGCAACGAATATGTAGACATTTCAATGGGGTTTGGTACGCTTTTATTTGGTCATTCGCCATCTTTTGCGATCGCAGCCATCCAAGAGCAAAGCAAGCAAGGTATACTAAACGGCCCACAATCGCGTTTTGCAGGTCAATTAGCTGAGTTAATTTGTGAGTTAACCGGTGCGGAACGGACAGCTTTTTGTAACGATGGCACAGAAGCAGTGATGGCGGCTGTACGCATAGCACGTTCTGTTACAGGACGTTCAAAAATTGCTTTATTTGCTGGTTCTTATCACGGTGGTTCTGATGGAGTTTTGGTCAAAGGAGTAAGAACCAACGACGGAACGCTACGTTCTGTCCCGATGACTTCAGGTATTCCATCATCCTTAGCTGAGGATGTGATGGTGCTGGAGTATGGTACTCCCGAATCTCTCAATATTCTTAAAGACAATGCTCATAACTTAGCAGCAATTTTAGTTGAGCCGATACAAAGCAGTCGCCCAGATTTTCAGCCTAAAGAGTTTCTATTTCAACTCAGACAATTAACTCAAGAAACTGGAACTGTTTTAATTTTCGATGAGGTGGTTACTGGCTTTCGGATGCACCCAGGTGGCGTTCAGGCTTTATGGGGTATTCAAGCAGATATCACAACTTATGGTAAAGCTGTTGCTGCTGGTATCCCTATTGGGGTAGTGGCTGGCAAAGCTGTTTTTATGGATGCATTAGACGGAGGTATGTGGAACTATGGAGATGAGTCTTACCCCCAGGTGAAAACAACTTTTTTCGCTGGTACTTTTTTCAAGCATCCTCTCATCATGGGTGTCGCCTGGGCTACACTCAATCACATTAAGAACAGTGGTTCCAAACTTCAGGAGGAGTTAAATCAACGGACAACCCAATTAGCCGAGACTCTCAATAGTTACTTTGAACAAAAGCAAGTACCAATTCGAGTCGTTAATTTTGGTTCTCTCTTCCGTTTTAATTGCCAGACTCAACTTGGTAATTTATTTTTCTATCACTTGCTTGCAAAAGGGATTTATGTCTGGGAAGGACGCACTCTTTATCTATCTACAGCTCACACTGATAAAGACGTTGAACAAGTAATTTCTGCGGTCAAAGAAAGCGTAGTTGAAATGCAAGCAGGGGGATTTTTTACATCTGAGCAGACTTCAAAAAATAGCGGACAGACGAGCGCCAATCAAACTTTGACTGGCTCATCTTTAAACTTAGCTACTGAATCGCTCTCGGTTACTTCAAATGTAAAGTCTGCTGATGAGTTGTTTGAAAACCTGATTGAGCAAATACCTAATGCTTTGGGAAATACTTATGCCGCTTCCCGTAAAAAGATTGAGAAAACTATTGCTGACATTTGGCAAGAACTTTTTGGTTTTGACAACGTTAACATCCACGACAATTTTTTTGAGTTAGGAGGTGATTCGCTAACAGCCCTTCAAGCTATTTCTTTGTTAAACAAAAAATTAGACCTTGACATTCCTATAGAGAGTATTTACGAAGCACCAACCATAAACTCCCTTACTAATATTGTCTGCCCTGAACAGAATGAAATACTTTCTGCGAAACAAAGTATTTCTCGTGGTCAAAGACGAAGAGAAAAAAGAAATCAACGATAG
- a CDS encoding non-ribosomal peptide synthetase — protein MQVENMEGFRLSPQQEHLWLLKQIDQSWAYRSDCTILIEGNVNINNLELALQDVVNRHEILRTSFICLPEMTIPVQVITDSKIVLENHDLSNLNTQEQEAEIEAIFQKSNQQNFDFEQGLILHTSLVKISPEKYLLFISLPALCADSVSLNSLLQQLTISYLGNLDEELYEAPLQYADFSEWQNQILEAEETQIGRKYWQQQDLSGVTHPKLPYEKQISKNHKFQPKLINTIIAPELISNIEILAEKYNTSASIFYLTCWLVLLQRLSGQSEMIVGTGVDGRKYEELKGALGLFAKYLPLHCHLEDNFRFSQILQQIHESVESISKWQECFSWEQILGVDTKSDILPFVPVGFDFAEENTKHCAGNLSFCIHKLYSCTERFNIKFSCRRKDDFLSAEFHYDSNLFYEHDVADLAEQFHKLLKSATAHPEATISELEILSDRTRNQILFEFNQTQADYPQDKCIHHLFEEQAEQTPNNIAVTFSGQKVTYHELNTRANQMAHYLQRLGVEKEVLVGICVERSLEMIVGILGILKAGGAYIPLDPNYPSERLAFILEDTKTPVLLTQQRLLSGLPAHSAQTICLDTAWAIIAQESQENSPVKTHSENLAYVIYTSGSTGKPKGVQIAHRHLVNSTTARITYYQEPVSSFLLLSSFAFDSSVAGIFWTLCSGGILCLPQEGLQLDIPKLLELIVQNHVSHLLSLPSLYTILLQESKPEQLTSLRTVIVAGESCPAELVQRHHQLPSKPSLFNEYGPTEGTVWSSVYHCRSQQIKEQVSIGQPIANTQIYLLNSHLQPVPIGVIGEVYISGDSLARGYLNQAALTSEKFIPNPFSDRPGMRLYKTGDLARYLSDRNIEFLGRLDQQVKIRGYRIELGEIEAVLDQHPEVREVVVIAQKQELQDMRLVAYLVANQQPVSLISELRRYLLDRLPEYMIPSAFVLLKEMPLLPNGKVDRRVLPDQPQLNLEENLVAPETELEQTIAIIWQEVLHIKKVGIHHNFFDLGGHSLLMVQVHSKLYQTLNKEISIVEMFQYPTISALAKHLSQQLAEKPDLQPSHDLVNTRRESKKQQRQLRQKHQEKSQ, from the coding sequence ATGCAAGTAGAAAATATGGAGGGGTTTAGACTTTCACCTCAACAAGAGCATCTATGGTTACTAAAACAAATCGATCAAAGTTGGGCTTATCGTAGCGATTGTACAATTCTGATTGAAGGTAATGTTAACATCAATAATTTAGAATTAGCATTGCAAGATGTTGTCAATCGCCATGAGATTCTTCGCACCAGTTTTATTTGTCTACCTGAAATGACGATTCCAGTGCAGGTAATTACAGATAGCAAAATAGTTTTGGAAAATCACGATCTTAGTAATTTAAATACTCAAGAACAGGAGGCAGAGATTGAAGCAATTTTTCAAAAATCTAACCAACAAAATTTCGACTTTGAACAAGGTTTAATTTTACATACATCCCTAGTAAAGATTTCGCCAGAAAAATATTTATTATTTATCAGTTTGCCTGCTCTCTGTGCAGATAGTGTCAGTCTCAATTCTTTATTACAACAACTGACTATTTCTTACTTAGGAAATTTAGATGAAGAATTATATGAAGCTCCACTACAATATGCAGATTTTTCGGAATGGCAAAATCAAATACTGGAAGCAGAAGAAACGCAAATAGGAAGAAAATATTGGCAACAGCAAGATTTATCTGGTGTTACACATCCCAAGTTGCCTTATGAAAAACAGATATCTAAAAATCACAAATTTCAACCGAAATTAATAAATACAATTATTGCCCCGGAATTGATATCTAATATTGAAATATTAGCCGAGAAATATAATACTTCTGCTTCTATATTTTATCTAACTTGCTGGCTGGTTCTGCTCCAGAGACTGAGCGGACAATCAGAGATGATCGTTGGTACGGGAGTTGATGGCAGAAAATATGAAGAACTCAAAGGAGCATTAGGACTTTTTGCCAAATATTTACCACTTCATTGTCATTTAGAAGATAACTTTCGATTCAGTCAAATTTTGCAGCAAATTCATGAATCTGTAGAATCTATCTCTAAATGGCAAGAATGTTTTAGTTGGGAACAAATATTAGGAGTAGATACTAAATCAGATATTTTGCCTTTTGTACCTGTGGGCTTTGATTTTGCTGAAGAAAATACAAAGCATTGTGCAGGTAATCTATCGTTTTGCATTCACAAGCTTTATAGCTGCACAGAGCGTTTCAATATCAAATTCTCTTGTAGACGCAAGGATGATTTTTTAAGTGCAGAATTTCATTATGACTCTAATTTATTTTATGAACATGATGTTGCTGATTTAGCAGAGCAATTTCATAAGTTATTAAAAAGTGCCACGGCTCATCCAGAAGCTACAATCAGTGAACTAGAAATTTTAAGCGATCGCACCCGAAATCAAATTCTATTTGAGTTCAACCAAACACAGGCTGATTATCCCCAAGACAAGTGTATTCACCATTTATTTGAAGAACAAGCAGAGCAAACACCAAACAATATTGCCGTTACATTTTCTGGACAGAAAGTTACTTACCATGAATTAAATACTCGTGCCAATCAAATGGCTCACTACCTCCAAAGGTTAGGAGTTGAAAAAGAGGTACTGGTGGGAATTTGTGTCGAGCGTTCGCTCGAAATGATTGTTGGGATTTTGGGCATTCTTAAAGCTGGTGGAGCTTATATTCCACTCGATCCAAATTATCCATCAGAGCGTTTAGCTTTCATATTAGAAGATACCAAAACGCCAGTATTATTGACTCAGCAACGACTGCTTTCGGGTTTACCAGCCCATAGTGCCCAAACTATTTGCTTGGATACAGCTTGGGCAATTATTGCTCAGGAGAGTCAAGAAAATTCCCCGGTTAAAACGCATAGCGAAAACTTAGCTTATGTCATTTATACCTCTGGTTCTACAGGTAAACCTAAAGGAGTGCAGATTGCACATCGCCATTTAGTAAACTCTACAACTGCTCGGATTACTTACTATCAAGAACCTGTTAGTAGCTTCTTATTACTTTCTTCCTTTGCTTTCGATAGTTCTGTGGCGGGTATTTTTTGGACTCTTTGTTCTGGAGGAATTCTTTGTCTTCCCCAAGAAGGGTTGCAATTGGACATCCCAAAACTATTAGAGTTAATCGTCCAAAATCATGTCTCCCATTTATTAAGCCTTCCATCTCTGTATACTATTTTATTGCAGGAGTCCAAACCCGAACAATTAACATCACTTCGCACCGTCATTGTTGCTGGTGAATCTTGTCCAGCAGAGTTAGTACAACGTCATCACCAATTGCCATCAAAACCATCTTTATTTAATGAGTATGGGCCAACAGAAGGTACGGTTTGGAGCAGTGTATATCATTGTCGCTCTCAACAAATCAAAGAGCAAGTATCGATTGGTCAACCCATTGCTAATACGCAGATTTATCTACTTAACTCTCATTTACAACCTGTTCCTATTGGAGTTATCGGTGAAGTTTATATCAGTGGTGATAGTTTAGCTAGAGGCTATCTCAATCAAGCCGCCTTAACTAGCGAAAAGTTCATTCCTAACCCATTTAGCGATCGCCCAGGAATGCGCCTTTACAAAACGGGAGATTTAGCTCGTTATCTGAGCGATCGCAACATTGAATTTCTCGGAAGGCTCGATCAGCAGGTTAAAATCCGGGGTTATCGTATTGAACTGGGGGAGATTGAGGCGGTATTGGATCAACATCCAGAGGTGCGGGAGGTTGTAGTTATAGCCCAAAAGCAGGAACTTCAGGATATGCGCCTAGTGGCATATTTGGTTGCTAACCAACAGCCAGTTTCTCTCATTAGTGAACTTCGTCGCTATTTGTTAGATCGTCTGCCTGAATATATGATCCCGTCAGCCTTTGTTCTGCTCAAGGAAATGCCACTGTTGCCTAACGGCAAAGTAGATCGCCGAGTGCTACCCGATCAGCCACAGCTGAATCTGGAAGAAAATCTCGTTGCTCCTGAGACTGAACTTGAGCAAACTATTGCTATAATTTGGCAAGAAGTACTCCACATCAAGAAAGTAGGTATTCATCACAATTTCTTCGATCTTGGCGGTCATTCATTACTGATGGTTCAGGTACACAGCAAACTGTATCAAACTCTTAATAAAGAGATATCAATTGTTGAAATGTTTCAATATCCAACTATTAGTGCCTTGGCGAAACATTTAAGTCAACAATTAGCAGAAAAACCTGATTTGCAACCAAGCCATGATTTAGTTAATACTCGGAGAGAATCAAAGAAACAACAAAGACAACTCCGACAAAAACATCAAGAAAAAAGCCAGTAG